The Podospora pseudoanserina strain CBS 124.78 chromosome 7 map unlocalized CBS124.78p_7, whole genome shotgun sequence region TGGCGCAGAAGCTGTAGATATCTTCGGTGTTTAGGAGGAGACCGTCGAGGTCAAAAATGCATGCCCGAACGTGCGGGAAGGTTCTGATTGATGAGATTAGCTATTGTGATTTCAAGACACAGCCAAGTTGACACACCTGTTGTGAGACACCATGGTTCTTGACCTTGGGGATTGCAGAGGAGAGCAAATCTTATTTTCACCCCGCACAGGGTTTTTGCAAGCGCAGAAGCCGGATTGGCTGATGGTGGGCCAAGTTTTGAGGTGCACATCTCCACCACAAAGAGTGCGACATTTTAGAGGCTTTGGACTTTGTTTTCTTCAACTGGTCCTGAAAAGTCAAAGCTTATAGTGAAAGTACTGCATCGAGCGGGTTTGATGCTCAGGACTGGGTCGTTCTGACAGTATTGGTGCTGACGAGCGGCTGCTGCCAATTAATCCCTCGCTGCAGCTGATGGTAAAGGCTTTATTAATCAAAACAAAGCTCAAAgctcaacaacccaaccacaagATTGACAATAGCAATGATCAACATGCCGCCTCTGAGGAATACGATTGTCTTTCACCTGGCTTTGCCCCACTTTGAGATAAAAGTGTGATTTCCTGCAGAAGAAAGTCCTGCACCGTTGACATCAGGTAGACTGTATCGATTGCGTGACGAATCTTGACACACAACTTTTGTACCACCggcgcccccctccctttctcttttcccaTCTGCAATTTGCATCTTATCTGATCCTTGTCCATCTCACGATATCGGTACCTCCAGGATGGGGTCCCGTCAGACTAAGTGGGCCTTAAACTAACGTAGTCTGAGTCTTGTGTCCTCTTCGCCCCACCGACTCCACTATAAGACCCTATTTTTTCAACGACATGTCAACATTGGTACTGGTGTTCTGTAAGTGATTGGGGACACATGGAGGCCGGGAGAGCGGAAAAGTATGTGGGCGAGAGTATGGTGATTTGTTTCTGCATGGTATCTTGCCGGGACGATTGAAGCAATGGTGGGGTAACTGTTGGGCGCTCTGAAGGCCAGGTGTTGGAtgggcgatgagggagaCGGCAGATCCAAGGCAAGTCGAAGGTCGAATGAAGAGAACCAAACACAGTTTATATTCTACTAAACACAGCGcagccattgttgtacaaTGTCCCGTCTAGCTACCTTCTCCTCGTGGCATGACACACGACCAGGGTCCATGATGTACataacctccaccaccagttTCGGACAGTCAGAAATACCGACTTGAGCACCCCGGACGACATGTCTAGTAGGCGAAGAGAAGCAAAAAGGCAACCATCAGGGCGAAGAGGCCAGTGGCTTCGGCGAAGGCGAAACCCAAAATGGCGTACGAGAAGAGCTGGGCTGTGACGGGGACAGCCACTGGTCAGCACAATCAATTGGGCAGACGTGAAGGGCAGAGCATGCTTACACCTGAGAGCCGGGTTGCGGGCGGTGCCATTGATGAGGGCGGCAAAGACTGTGCCAATGCCgacaccagcaccagacaGACCAATGGTGGCGAGACCAGCACCTTGCATCTTGCCAGcagcgaggatggcggcCGTGGCAGTCTCGGCGACAACACCGCGAGACTGGGTGGCAGAGCGCATCATGACAGGGGCGAAGGCATTGCGGCcctggctgaggaggagaccGTGACGGCCGGCAATGGACGTCGAGCGGAGGATGGAGCTCGGGAgacgagaagctggaggacgagggaAAGAAGCTCTCGTTAGCAACACgtcaccaaggaggaggtgcgaGAATTAATGGCCGGTCCAACATACTCTGGGCCATCGCAGGCTTCGCACTCATGCGGGCAACGGCACCAGCCAGCTTGCTAGAGGCGTTCATTTTGACGAGACGGAGAAATAAAGGAGGGCGGTGCAGCTGGCAATTGATGGTGCCAATGGATGGATGCGTGCCAGAAGCTGgaagggaagaggaagaagaggcacaCGTTGGGAATGGAAGCGGAAGAAATTGGGGGAAccagaagagagggagacgaaagggggggcgggagaATGGCACGAATGGGAAGGGGTGACGGTGGAAGGGCGGGGTATGGCCAATCATCTGTCGAGAGCGTCCAGGCTTGTGAGACGTGAGATCTCTCGCTCCTTCAAATTCGACGTCCACGGACGCAGATGGCAGGCGCAGCTGTCCTGCAGCTGGTTGTTTCTGGCCTGGCACTTCCATCGGCGGTTGCCAGCCAAGAAACCGGTCGGATATCATGCATTTCCTTGCTCTTCTGCATCCTGCTGCCCTCCATGGTGGTCAGTTGAGACAGCGCCCATGAGGTTCCTGTGGCCGGATCCAATCTGAAAATGCATCTTGGAGACAATTGCAACAGCCTTTATGCATTGATCCCATTGTGAAAGCCCGTTGACGCTACCGTTCATGCGTCTCCCCGTCCTGTTTGTCCAACATTGTCCTGGGGGACCGTCTTgctgggttagggttatatgACAGGCTTCCCCAGATCCCTCTTCAGCCACATTCCAGAACGGGCCACACCCGCAGGCTCCACCGTGACCTTACAATTTCCCCAGCTTTGGCTAGTCTGCATTTGGATAGCTCTCATTGAACAACTCACACGTGGACAAACATTTCACCGTCACCGGACCAACATTTCTGGCTGCTTGGATTAACAGAATATTTTCTCGGTACACTCCTCTCCTAACAATATTTAGCTATTCACATCGTCCGATCTTTGCGAGATTCTACCAGCGAGACTGTCCTCGAATTCGGTGGCCGTGTCCATGTTCCGGAGCCGGCTCAGCGGGAGCAACAGGAGCGGCAACCGTAAAGTCGGTGCAACTCTGATATGTCTGTCCAGCACCAAACCAAT contains the following coding sequences:
- the atp9 gene encoding ATP synthetase subunit 9 (COG:P; EggNog:ENOG503P7BC) gives rise to the protein MNASSKLAGAVARMSAKPAMAQTSRLPSSILRSTSIAGRHGLLLSQGRNAFAPVMMRSATQSRGVVAETATAAILAAGKMQGAGLATIGLSGAGVGIGTVFAALINGTARNPALRSQLFSYAILGFAFAEATGLFALMVAFLLLFAY